A genomic region of Marinobacter sp. NP-4(2019) contains the following coding sequences:
- a CDS encoding SDR family oxidoreductase, whose translation MNSLNKRTVFITGGSRGIGRAIALACAKQGANVVIAAKSDTPHPKLPGTIHSVADEIRAAGGQALPLVLDVRDEKQVLQRVNEAGEHFGGIDVLVNNAGAIRLTGVENLKASRYDLMHQVNARAVFVCSQAALPWLKQSDSAHILSLSPPLNLDTKWFAQYGPYTTTKYAMTMLSMGMAEEFKRYDIAVNCLWPKTLIATAAIEFEVGGPQMMAQGRKPEIMADAAVSILNRPGTSLTGQTLIDEEVLRGDGVTDFEQYRYAAGDKPLLPDLFLD comes from the coding sequence ATGAACAGCCTGAACAAAAGAACGGTCTTTATCACCGGCGGCAGCCGGGGCATCGGCCGGGCCATCGCCCTGGCCTGCGCGAAACAGGGGGCGAACGTGGTGATTGCGGCCAAGTCCGACACACCACACCCAAAACTCCCGGGCACCATTCACAGCGTCGCCGATGAAATTCGTGCCGCTGGCGGCCAGGCACTGCCCCTGGTGCTGGATGTGCGGGACGAGAAACAGGTGCTCCAGCGGGTCAACGAAGCCGGCGAACACTTTGGCGGCATTGATGTACTGGTGAACAATGCCGGCGCGATCCGGCTGACCGGGGTGGAAAACCTCAAGGCCAGCCGCTATGACCTGATGCATCAGGTCAACGCCCGTGCGGTGTTTGTCTGCAGTCAGGCGGCATTGCCCTGGCTGAAACAGTCGGACAGCGCTCATATCCTGAGCCTGTCGCCGCCATTGAATCTGGACACCAAGTGGTTCGCCCAGTACGGACCCTACACGACAACCAAGTACGCCATGACCATGCTCAGCATGGGGATGGCAGAGGAATTCAAACGCTACGACATCGCCGTCAACTGCCTGTGGCCAAAAACCCTGATCGCCACGGCCGCCATCGAGTTTGAAGTGGGTGGCCCACAGATGATGGCTCAGGGCCGCAAGCCCGAGATCATGGCCGATGCCGCGGTCAGCATCCTGAACCGCCCGGGCACCAGCCTCACCGGTCAGACCCTGATCGACGAAGAAGTGCTGAGGGGCGATGGCGTAACCGATTTCGAACAGTACCGATACGCCGCGGGCGACAAACCGCTGCTACCGGACCTGTTCCTGGATTAG
- a CDS encoding long-chain-acyl-CoA synthetase encodes MSQDNVSARDIVRSIPRIVRRFPSIAKGYYYYSVKNEKKELTLGTLVERNAEKYPSRPAIAYEDRSLTWSEFNAWANRIANFLLAQGLVKGESIAVFLENRPELLAVVAGAAKIGVSCAMLNTSQKGKVLEHSVNLIKPRMVVVGEELVEPFDAVKADLLTRHRTPFLFLADTNTLNIFGDAPEGYVNMAEKVSAHGGTNPVLSNPPKMGDTAIYLFTSGTTGLPKAAPGSHRKFVKAYGGFGLMSLAMEPEDVLYCTLPLYHGTALLVCWGSVLAGGSSIALRRRFSASAFWDDVRRYNATTFGYVGELCRYLLNQPASEQDRNHSLTKMIGNGLRPSIWKEFKERFGIETVAELYASSEGNIGFSNFFNMDNTVGFSTAPYKLVKFHEGTRDPIRNKKGYMEEVRKGEPGLLIGEITKKWSFEGYTQKEATEKSILRNAFKKGDAWFNTGDVLKQIGCGHLQFVDRMGDTFRWKGENVSTTEVENILDGSGMVEEAIVYGVEIPKTNGKAGMVTLVPQSNGSEFDINKLFAYLKENLPAYAIPVFVRVTHAIEKTGTFKYRKVDIQKAGYSIGKPGEEVYAWLPRTEGYTRLDEKLLSEIDAGEISF; translated from the coding sequence ATGAGTCAAGATAACGTTTCAGCCCGTGACATCGTCCGCAGCATTCCCCGCATCGTCCGCCGCTTCCCTTCCATTGCCAAGGGTTACTATTACTACTCGGTCAAGAACGAAAAGAAAGAACTGACCCTCGGCACCCTGGTGGAGCGCAACGCGGAAAAATACCCGTCCCGTCCTGCGATTGCCTACGAAGACCGCAGCCTCACCTGGTCCGAATTCAACGCCTGGGCCAACCGTATTGCCAACTTCCTGCTGGCACAGGGACTGGTCAAGGGCGAGTCCATCGCCGTTTTCCTGGAAAACCGCCCGGAACTTCTTGCCGTGGTGGCCGGTGCTGCCAAGATCGGCGTGTCCTGCGCCATGCTCAACACCTCCCAGAAAGGCAAGGTGCTGGAACACAGCGTAAACCTGATCAAACCTCGCATGGTGGTGGTTGGCGAAGAACTGGTGGAACCGTTCGATGCGGTAAAGGCGGATCTGCTGACCCGGCACCGCACGCCGTTCCTGTTCCTGGCCGACACCAATACCCTGAATATCTTCGGCGACGCCCCGGAAGGCTACGTCAACATGGCAGAAAAAGTGAGCGCCCATGGTGGCACCAATCCGGTACTGAGCAATCCGCCGAAAATGGGGGACACGGCCATCTACCTGTTCACCTCCGGCACCACCGGCCTGCCCAAAGCCGCTCCCGGCAGCCATCGCAAGTTTGTGAAAGCCTACGGCGGCTTCGGCCTGATGTCCCTGGCCATGGAGCCGGAGGATGTCCTCTACTGCACCCTGCCGCTGTATCACGGTACGGCTCTGCTGGTGTGCTGGGGTTCAGTCCTGGCTGGCGGCTCCTCCATCGCCCTGCGCCGCAGGTTCTCCGCCAGCGCGTTCTGGGACGATGTGCGCCGCTACAACGCCACCACCTTTGGCTACGTGGGTGAGCTCTGCCGCTACCTGCTGAACCAGCCCGCCAGCGAGCAAGACCGCAACCACAGCCTGACCAAGATGATCGGCAATGGCCTGCGCCCGTCGATCTGGAAGGAGTTCAAGGAGCGTTTCGGCATCGAAACCGTGGCGGAACTTTATGCCTCCAGCGAGGGCAACATCGGTTTCTCCAACTTCTTCAACATGGACAACACGGTGGGCTTCTCCACCGCGCCGTACAAACTGGTGAAATTCCACGAAGGCACCCGGGACCCAATCCGCAATAAGAAAGGCTACATGGAGGAGGTCCGCAAGGGTGAGCCGGGGCTGCTGATCGGTGAGATTACCAAGAAGTGGTCGTTCGAAGGTTATACCCAGAAAGAAGCCACGGAAAAATCCATACTCCGTAACGCGTTCAAGAAAGGCGATGCCTGGTTCAATACCGGCGACGTCCTCAAGCAAATCGGCTGCGGCCACCTGCAGTTCGTGGATCGCATGGGTGATACCTTCCGCTGGAAGGGCGAGAATGTGTCGACCACGGAGGTGGAAAACATCCTCGACGGCTCTGGCATGGTGGAGGAAGCCATCGTCTACGGCGTGGAAATCCCCAAAACCAACGGCAAGGCCGGCATGGTGACTCTGGTGCCCCAGAGCAATGGCAGTGAGTTCGATATCAACAAGCTGTTCGCTTACCTGAAGGAAAACCTGCCTGCCTATGCCATCCCGGTGTTCGTGCGCGTGACCCACGCCATCGAGAAGACCGGCACGTTCAAGTATCGCAAAGTGGATATCCAGAAAGCCGGCTACTCCATCGGCAAGCCCGGCGAGGAGGTCTATGCCTGGCTGCCTCGTACTGAGGGGTATACCAGGCTTGATGAGAAGCTGCTTTCTGAGATTGATGCTGGTGAGATAAGCTTCTGA